A single region of the Anaerococcus urinomassiliensis genome encodes:
- a CDS encoding SH3 domain-containing protein, whose amino-acid sequence MRIRKFIYSAIILFALTSCNKEEEHYESKNVKVDSVFDKADDSNESDADKDKSKNEDKAKEEKKEEKPADDKAEDNNKAEDNNQQGNKDPDNNTKKYRVENGVNMRSEANTDADNIIAVIDPGTEITGLEEIEQNGKIWVKLEYQGQTGFVVKELLQEVNN is encoded by the coding sequence ATGAGAATAAGAAAATTTATTTATTCTGCTATTATTTTATTCGCATTGACTTCTTGCAACAAAGAAGAAGAACATTATGAGAGTAAAAATGTGAAGGTGGATTCAGTCTTTGACAAGGCTGATGATTCTAATGAATCCGACGCTGACAAAGATAAATCTAAAAATGAAGATAAGGCAAAAGAAGAGAAAAAAGAAGAAAAGCCAGCAGATGATAAAGCTGAAGACAATAATAAGGCGGAAGATAATAATCAACAAGGCAATAAGGACCCTGATAATAATACAAAGAAATATAGGGTTGAAAATGGCGTAAATATGAGATCTGAAGCTAATACGGATGCTGACAATATCATAGCTGTGATTGACCCTGGTACAGAGATTACAGGTCTTGAAGAGATTGAACAAAATGGCAAGATTTGGGTCAAGTTAGAATATCAAGGACAGACAGGATTTGTAGTCAAAGAATTGCTTCAAGAGGTAAATAATTAG
- a CDS encoding tyrosine-protein phosphatase has protein sequence MIDIHNHIIYGVDDGARDIDESLKMVELYQKAGFNKIIATSHYDRSRYMVDAGEIKEKVEILYDEISNRDLDFKIYPGHEIQVELDMIKKLKNGELLTLNGSKYVLCELSFVNKPNFLKDLFYNMQLEGYIPIIAHAERYPYVEDHIEWLEDFIKAGALVQINYASIRSHSDITRELLKRNMVHIIGTDAHQSEWRSPDISSYKDEIERIISKEKFDKLSTINPQKVIDNDFISSDYDKIIRPEKTKRKGIFNFWRKK, from the coding sequence ATGATAGATATACACAATCATATAATATATGGAGTTGATGACGGGGCTAGAGACATTGATGAGAGCCTAAAGATGGTTGAGCTCTACCAAAAGGCTGGCTTTAACAAAATTATAGCGACAAGCCACTATGATAGGTCTAGATATATGGTAGATGCTGGGGAAATCAAAGAAAAAGTTGAGATTTTGTATGATGAAATTTCTAACCGTGATTTAGATTTCAAAATATATCCAGGTCACGAGATCCAGGTTGAGCTTGATATGATTAAGAAACTAAAAAATGGCGAACTATTAACTTTGAATGGTTCAAAGTATGTGCTTTGTGAGCTTTCATTTGTAAATAAGCCTAATTTCTTGAAGGACCTTTTTTACAATATGCAATTGGAAGGCTATATTCCAATCATAGCCCACGCTGAGAGATATCCCTATGTGGAGGACCACATAGAATGGCTTGAGGACTTTATCAAAGCTGGAGCTCTGGTTCAAATCAACTATGCATCAATAAGATCACATTCTGATATTACTAGGGAACTTTTGAAAAGAAATATGGTTCATATCATAGGGACAGATGCCCACCAATCAGAGTGGAGGAGCCCAGATATTTCATCCTACAAAGATGAGATAGAAAGGATAATCTCTAAGGAGAAATTTGATAAGCTTTCAACTATCAACCCACAAAAAGTGATTGATAATGACTTTATTTCTAGTGACTATGACAAAATCATTAGACCAGAAAAGACAAAGAGAAAAGGCATATTTAATTTTTGGAGAAAAAAATGA
- a CDS encoding CpsD/CapB family tyrosine-protein kinase → MGKKNKNYYNSSMYDEAIRSVRTNIQFSGVDKENKIISVTSTKPAEGKSTVLYNLAKSFAENGDRSILLDCDLRSPSIGEIAGVNFNLGVTNYLTGKADINDVIIKDREQANLDLILTGPIPPNPSEMLASKVFANLIKNLAETYDYVFIDTPPVGLFTDASIVSTLSDGMIYVVKSSDTKREEISQALENLKRVDANILGMVLTHAHLKKSKYGNYY, encoded by the coding sequence ATGGGAAAGAAAAATAAAAATTATTATAATTCCTCAATGTATGATGAGGCTATCAGATCAGTGAGAACTAATATCCAGTTTTCTGGTGTTGATAAGGAAAACAAAATAATATCTGTTACTTCAACTAAACCTGCTGAGGGTAAGTCTACTGTTTTGTATAATTTGGCCAAGTCTTTTGCAGAAAACGGTGATAGGTCTATACTTCTTGATTGTGACCTTAGGAGTCCATCTATAGGCGAGATTGCTGGTGTGAATTTTAACCTTGGCGTTACAAATTACCTTACTGGCAAAGCAGATATTAATGATGTTATTATTAAGGATAGGGAACAGGCTAATCTAGATTTGATTCTTACTGGTCCTATCCCACCAAATCCATCAGAGATGCTTGCTTCAAAGGTTTTTGCAAATCTTATCAAAAACCTTGCTGAAACATATGACTATGTATTCATAGATACTCCTCCAGTGGGACTTTTTACAGATGCATCAATAGTTTCTACCCTTTCTGACGGCATGATATATGTTGTAAAATCATCTGATACCAAAAGGGAAGAGATATCCCAAGCCTTAGAAAATCTAAAGAGAGTAGATGCAAATATTTTAGGTATGGTTTTGACCCACGCTCACTTGAAGAAGAGCAAATACGGAAACTACTATTAA
- a CDS encoding YveK family protein: MNEQEIDLIELFNNIKKHTLLIIILGLLIGGISYGISSFVLTPKYDSNATMIISNSTNVDSQNMPQANVELSQINANKALISTYSEIVKSRGIADKVISNLNLDMDYEEFSEKVSIESVKDTQIISVMVVDTIPERAQDIANETANIFKDSIGDIMKVDNVQILDGATLPEKPSSPNIKKNTAIGVVLGLILGVMISIFKELADTTIKSQDDINKYFDLPVIGIIPDKKQG; encoded by the coding sequence ATGAATGAACAAGAAATTGATTTAATTGAACTGTTTAATAACATTAAAAAACATACATTACTAATCATTATTTTGGGTCTTTTGATAGGGGGGATTTCTTATGGTATTTCTTCATTTGTACTCACACCAAAATATGATTCGAATGCAACTATGATAATTAGTAATTCTACTAACGTGGATAGTCAAAATATGCCACAGGCTAATGTAGAGCTTAGTCAAATTAATGCTAACAAAGCTCTTATTTCCACCTATTCAGAGATAGTAAAGTCTAGGGGTATTGCTGATAAGGTTATTAGTAATCTAAATCTTGATATGGATTATGAAGAATTCTCAGAAAAGGTGTCTATTGAGTCTGTGAAAGATACTCAGATCATATCTGTGATGGTAGTAGATACAATACCTGAGAGAGCTCAGGACATTGCTAATGAGACTGCGAATATCTTTAAGGATTCTATTGGTGACATAATGAAGGTTGATAATGTTCAGATACTTGATGGTGCGACATTACCAGAAAAACCTTCATCTCCAAATATTAAGAAAAATACTGCTATTGGAGTTGTTTTAGGACTTATTCTTGGAGTTATGATTTCTATTTTTAAAGAACTTGCAGATACAACTATCAAGTCCCAAGATGATATTAACAAGTATTTTGACCTACCAGTTATTGGTATTATTCCAGATAAGAAGCAAGGATAA
- a CDS encoding glycosyltransferase codes for MTDPIRILHVLGRTDIGGAESLVMSIYRNIDREKIQFDFAIHTDDRCDFDDEIESLGGRIYHLPRYKVYNHLRYINAWKNLFKNNNFHAVHGHMNSTASIYLNIAKKRGISTISHIHNVNGEGGLKSLIKNISKRNISKVADYKFACSQEAGCRMYESNSNDFKIIKNGIEVDKFLFNKYVRNEKRIELGIKNNEILIGHVGNYRPVKNHRFLVEIFNNIFNEDENYKLALVGSGVEEKVRDYIDDKAKNNVLFLGSRSDVNELLQAFDIFILPSSYEGLGLVLIEAQAAGLQCYVSNKVPQDAKITNNIKYIPIDSKNSVKIWSEEILNNSIIKRNNMINEIKTSGYDIACVAKKLERFYLNVG; via the coding sequence ATGACAGATCCAATTCGAATACTGCATGTCCTAGGGAGAACAGATATAGGTGGAGCAGAATCGCTAGTAATGAGTATATATAGGAATATAGATAGAGAAAAGATTCAATTTGACTTTGCTATTCATACAGATGATAGATGCGATTTTGATGATGAAATAGAATCATTGGGTGGTAGAATTTATCATTTGCCTAGATATAAAGTGTATAATCATTTAAGATATATAAATGCTTGGAAAAATTTATTTAAGAATAACAACTTTCATGCTGTACATGGGCATATGAATAGTACTGCATCTATATATTTAAATATTGCTAAAAAAAGAGGGATTTCTACTATATCTCATATTCATAATGTAAATGGTGAAGGTGGATTAAAGAGTTTAATAAAAAATATATCTAAAAGAAACATTAGTAAAGTTGCTGACTATAAGTTTGCTTGTTCGCAAGAAGCGGGATGTCGGATGTATGAGAGCAATAGCAATGATTTCAAAATTATAAAAAATGGTATTGAAGTGGATAAATTTCTATTCAATAAATATGTAAGAAACGAGAAGAGGATAGAATTAGGAATAAAAAATAACGAAATCTTAATAGGACATGTAGGAAATTATCGACCAGTTAAAAATCATAGATTTCTGGTTGAGATATTTAATAATATTTTTAATGAAGATGAAAATTATAAATTAGCTTTGGTTGGATCTGGAGTTGAAGAAAAAGTAAGGGATTATATTGATGATAAAGCAAAAAATAACGTACTATTTCTTGGATCTAGATCTGATGTAAATGAATTGTTACAAGCTTTTGATATTTTTATTTTGCCGTCTAGCTATGAAGGACTTGGCTTAGTTTTAATTGAAGCACAGGCTGCAGGATTACAATGCTATGTTTCTAATAAAGTGCCTCAGGACGCAAAAATTACGAATAACATTAAATATATTCCAATAGATTCTAAAAATTCAGTAAAAATCTGGTCAGAGGAAATACTAAATAACAGCATTATTAAAAGAAATAATATGATTAATGAGATAAAAACTAGTGGTTATGATATTGCATGTGTCGCAAAAAAACTTGAAAGATTTTATTTGAATGTAGGTTAA
- a CDS encoding SDR family oxidoreductase, protein MGYKDIKFEKDSLFLVTGGAGFIGSNLCEALLSLGHKVRCLDDLSIGKQENIDLFIDNPNYEFIKGDICDLDTCMRATDGVGYVLHQAAWGSVPRSVEMPLKYNDINIKGTLNIFEASRQNGAKKVVYASSSSVYGDEETLPKKEGKEGKALSPYALTKKVDEMYAKIYADLYNLDTYGLRYFNVFGRRQDPDGAYAAVIPKFIKLLLNDESPTINGDGTQSRDFTYIENVIEANLKALKADSKYAGEAFNIAYGGRAYLNDMYDTIAELMNKTDIKPIYGPDRVGDIKHSNADISKAKEILGYDPDWSFEEGIKEAIDWYVKNL, encoded by the coding sequence ATGGGATACAAAGATATAAAATTTGAAAAAGATAGTTTGTTTTTGGTTACTGGGGGAGCTGGTTTTATAGGCTCAAACTTATGCGAAGCTTTACTAAGCCTAGGGCACAAAGTAAGATGCCTTGACGACCTTTCTATAGGTAAGCAAGAAAATATTGACTTATTTATTGACAATCCTAACTATGAATTTATAAAGGGAGATATTTGTGACCTTGATACTTGTATGAGAGCTACTGATGGTGTGGGCTATGTACTCCATCAAGCTGCTTGGGGATCAGTGCCAAGAAGTGTAGAGATGCCTTTAAAATACAATGATATAAATATCAAAGGAACACTAAATATATTCGAAGCATCTAGACAAAATGGAGCGAAAAAAGTAGTGTACGCATCAAGCTCATCAGTATATGGAGACGAAGAGACACTACCTAAAAAAGAAGGTAAAGAAGGTAAGGCACTTTCTCCGTATGCACTAACAAAAAAAGTTGATGAAATGTATGCTAAAATATATGCAGATTTATATAATCTTGATACCTATGGTCTTAGATATTTCAACGTATTTGGCAGACGCCAAGATCCAGATGGAGCTTATGCTGCGGTAATACCTAAATTTATAAAACTACTACTAAATGATGAGAGCCCAACAATAAATGGTGATGGAACACAAAGTAGAGATTTCACATATATTGAAAATGTAATCGAAGCTAACCTAAAGGCACTGAAAGCGGATTCAAAGTATGCAGGGGAAGCCTTTAATATAGCATATGGTGGCAGAGCATATCTAAACGATATGTACGATACCATAGCAGAACTAATGAACAAAACTGACATAAAACCAATATATGGTCCAGATAGAGTCGGAGATATAAAGCATTCCAACGCTGACATAAGCAAAGCAAAAGAAATCCTAGGATATGATCCAGATTGGAGCTTTGAAGAGGGAATAAAAGAAGCCATAGATTGGTATGTGAAAAACCTGTAG
- a CDS encoding nucleotide sugar dehydrogenase, producing MYSFLYSNLKERKEKVSVVGLGYVGLPLAVALSRKYDVIGFDINGHKIDLYRSGQDPTNEVGDEELSKSDLNFTSNPRDLKKSKFHIVAVPTPINQDKTPNLTPVEEASKLLGQNLTKGSIVVYESTVYPGVTEDICAPILEKESGLECGVDFKIGYSPERINPGDKNNRLENIVKIVSGMDEESLEIIYEVYNSIIEAGVHKAPTIKVAEAAKVIENSQRDINIAFMNEISIIFDKMGIDTKSVLEAASTKWNFLSFYPGLVGGHCIGVDPYYLTYAANQYGYKSEVVLAGRNINDSMGIYIADKLVKALIGEKKDLNTAKVGILGFTFKEDCPDTRNTKVYDIVKELNEFGVSPIIVDPEADREETSEIYNIDLEDFDKLNDLDALIVAVSHKQFKELEKEDISSLFKDGKKILFDLKGIYDIEEYESDYDYAYWRL from the coding sequence ATGTATAGTTTTTTATATAGTAATTTAAAGGAAAGAAAAGAAAAAGTATCTGTAGTTGGACTTGGTTATGTAGGATTGCCTTTAGCAGTAGCACTGTCAAGAAAATATGATGTAATTGGATTTGATATAAATGGGCACAAGATAGACTTATACAGAAGTGGTCAAGATCCAACTAATGAAGTGGGTGATGAAGAGTTAAGTAAATCAGATTTAAACTTTACAAGCAATCCTCGCGACTTAAAGAAATCTAAGTTTCATATAGTTGCGGTTCCAACACCTATTAATCAAGACAAGACACCGAATCTAACACCCGTTGAAGAAGCTAGCAAATTATTAGGTCAAAATCTTACAAAAGGAAGCATAGTTGTCTACGAATCTACAGTATACCCTGGAGTTACAGAAGATATTTGTGCACCTATTTTGGAGAAAGAATCTGGATTAGAGTGTGGAGTGGATTTTAAAATTGGATATTCTCCGGAAAGAATAAATCCAGGGGACAAGAACAACAGGTTAGAGAATATAGTCAAGATTGTATCTGGTATGGATGAAGAGAGTCTTGAAATAATATATGAAGTTTATAACTCTATTATCGAAGCAGGAGTACATAAAGCACCGACCATAAAGGTTGCAGAAGCTGCAAAAGTAATAGAAAACTCACAAAGGGATATAAACATTGCCTTTATGAATGAGATTTCAATAATCTTTGATAAAATGGGAATAGATACCAAGTCAGTACTTGAAGCAGCATCTACAAAATGGAATTTCCTAAGTTTCTACCCAGGGTTAGTAGGTGGGCACTGTATAGGAGTGGACCCATATTATTTAACATATGCTGCAAACCAATATGGGTACAAAAGCGAAGTAGTACTTGCTGGTAGAAATATAAACGATAGTATGGGAATATATATAGCTGACAAACTTGTCAAAGCCTTAATAGGTGAAAAGAAAGATCTAAACACTGCCAAAGTTGGAATATTAGGCTTTACATTTAAGGAAGACTGCCCAGATACTAGAAATACCAAAGTATACGACATTGTAAAAGAATTAAATGAATTTGGAGTAAGTCCAATTATAGTAGATCCAGAAGCTGATAGGGAAGAAACAAGCGAAATTTACAATATTGATTTAGAAGATTTTGATAAGCTAAATGATTTGGATGCTCTAATAGTTGCAGTATCTCACAAGCAATTTAAAGAATTGGAAAAAGAAGATATTTCTTCTCTATTCAAAGATGGTAAGAAAATTCTTTTTGACTTAAAAGGGATCTATGATATAGAAGAATACGAATCAGATTATGATTATGCATATTGGAGATTGTAG
- a CDS encoding glycosyltransferase family 4 protein produces MKILILTNDAQGFLLFRKELLEELLNAKSFINNNNNFIVEEILVCAPNSDYSNDIAKIGCMYKNVSMDRRGKNPLKDYKLIKDYERIIDNFNPNVILTYTIKPNIYGGIAAKKQKTPYIVNITGLGTSIHKNNITSKFIKKLYKIGVKGASEIFVQNKSNLEFFKNNILADANYNLIPGSGINLERFVYKEYPSDTQPIKFITIGRIMKDKGIDELLESIVKIKKEFGSKVEFHIAGSYDDVSYKDKIDSLNKVGTINYLGLRNDIPQIIGDYHCIIHPSYHEGLSNVLLEAGATGRPVIASNVPGCKETFIDGVSGLAVRVKDSDDLIRKIEEFINIPYEKKVQMGKANREHVEKNFDRKIVVQKYIECIEKYAR; encoded by the coding sequence ATGAAAATTCTTATTTTAACAAATGATGCTCAAGGATTTTTGCTATTTAGAAAAGAACTACTTGAAGAGCTACTAAATGCTAAATCATTTATCAATAATAATAATAACTTTATTGTAGAAGAAATATTAGTATGTGCCCCTAATAGTGATTATAGTAATGATATTGCTAAAATTGGATGCATGTATAAGAATGTAAGTATGGATAGGAGAGGAAAAAACCCTTTAAAAGATTATAAGCTTATTAAAGATTATGAAAGAATAATCGACAACTTTAATCCTAATGTAATTCTTACTTACACTATAAAACCCAATATATATGGGGGTATAGCTGCAAAAAAGCAAAAAACACCTTATATAGTTAATATAACTGGTCTTGGAACTAGTATTCATAAAAACAACATCACTTCTAAATTTATTAAAAAGCTATATAAAATAGGCGTTAAGGGTGCATCGGAAATATTTGTACAAAATAAATCTAATTTAGAGTTTTTTAAGAACAATATACTTGCTGATGCTAATTATAATTTAATTCCAGGATCAGGTATAAATCTAGAAAGATTTGTCTATAAAGAATATCCATCTGATACGCAACCCATTAAGTTTATAACTATTGGAAGGATAATGAAGGATAAAGGAATCGATGAACTTTTAGAATCAATAGTTAAAATTAAAAAAGAATTTGGTTCAAAAGTGGAGTTTCATATAGCTGGAAGTTATGATGACGTTTCGTATAAAGATAAAATAGACAGTTTAAATAAAGTTGGTACTATAAATTATTTGGGTCTAAGAAATGACATACCACAAATAATAGGGGATTATCATTGTATAATCCACCCATCATACCACGAAGGCCTATCCAATGTTCTGCTAGAAGCTGGAGCAACTGGTAGACCTGTTATTGCAAGTAATGTGCCCGGTTGCAAAGAAACATTTATTGATGGAGTATCAGGATTAGCAGTAAGAGTAAAAGATTCGGATGATTTGATTCGTAAAATAGAGGAGTTTATAAATATTCCTTATGAGAAAAAAGTACAAATGGGAAAAGCAAATAGGGAGCATGTTGAAAAGAACTTCGATAGGAAGATTGTAGTTCAAAAGTATATAGAGTGTATTGAGAAATACGCTAGATAG
- a CDS encoding ATP-grasp domain-containing protein yields MNILFCSAGRRCELLKNVKSSLGPESKIVVTEMSNIAPAIYFADKYYIVPPITDSNYIDELIKICKIEKIDAITTLIDPEIKLLAKNRKKFEELGILVLAPELETANIFFDKFRTYNELSKLGINTVLTYDSIESFKEGLSKDNIEFPVFVKPRQGSGSVGARKIYNIKDLEEAFKEDQSLIVQEFMGDFEDIDCDAYIDTISKKLVSVFSKRKLETKIGGANKTISFKDNNLYEFLEEALNHFNFNGPIDVDLWYKDGKYYLSEINPRFGGAYLHAYGAGVDFIKMIENNVNKIENQKSDLEYEEDIVMMMYDSVVITKLND; encoded by the coding sequence ATGAACATATTGTTTTGTAGTGCTGGAAGAAGGTGTGAATTATTAAAAAATGTTAAAAGTTCACTTGGCCCAGAATCAAAAATAGTGGTTACTGAAATGTCAAATATTGCTCCAGCTATATATTTTGCAGATAAGTATTATATAGTTCCACCTATTACTGATAGTAATTACATAGATGAATTAATTAAAATATGCAAAATTGAGAAAATAGATGCTATTACCACACTAATAGATCCGGAAATAAAATTATTAGCTAAAAATAGAAAAAAGTTTGAAGAATTAGGGATTCTAGTTCTTGCTCCAGAATTAGAAACAGCCAATATATTCTTTGATAAATTTAGAACTTATAATGAATTAAGTAAGTTAGGTATAAACACTGTTCTTACTTACGATAGTATAGAGTCCTTTAAAGAAGGGTTATCAAAAGATAACATTGAGTTTCCAGTTTTTGTTAAGCCTCGACAAGGAAGTGGGTCAGTAGGAGCGAGAAAAATTTACAATATTAAGGATTTAGAAGAAGCATTCAAAGAGGATCAAAGTCTAATAGTTCAAGAATTTATGGGCGATTTTGAGGATATAGATTGTGATGCTTACATTGATACAATATCTAAAAAATTAGTATCAGTGTTTTCTAAGAGAAAACTAGAAACAAAAATAGGTGGAGCCAATAAGACTATATCTTTTAAGGATAACAATTTATATGAATTTCTTGAAGAAGCACTGAACCATTTTAACTTCAATGGGCCAATTGATGTTGATTTATGGTATAAAGACGGTAAATATTATCTTTCAGAAATCAATCCAAGATTTGGTGGTGCTTATTTACATGCTTATGGTGCAGGGGTAGATTTCATAAAAATGATTGAAAACAACGTAAATAAAATCGAAAATCAAAAAAGTGATTTAGAGTATGAGGAAGATATAGTAATGATGATGTATGATAGTGTTGTAATTACAAAATTAAACGACTGA
- a CDS encoding NAD-dependent epimerase/dehydratase family protein translates to MKVLVLGVTGNLGAYSALALKDAGFDVVAAGHRKSDNNFFADRGIPYYSFDITHNDEFDCLLGEGITIVVDFAGELPSRNAFNLERLLRSITNATLNVLEFMREIGASKIVFPTIPYDLFYLHETGKPIDPDARRSFPVSNDHGIYAIAKNAAVDLIEYYHQTYNISRFILRYFKIYQYHPNAYLYADHKMRKMPYRNLMDKASKGEPITVYGDPHRVKEMVYIKDFTKVVV, encoded by the coding sequence ATAAAAGTATTAGTTTTAGGGGTAACTGGTAATTTAGGAGCTTATTCGGCGCTTGCTTTAAAGGATGCTGGATTTGATGTTGTTGCAGCTGGTCATAGAAAATCTGATAATAATTTCTTTGCAGATAGGGGTATCCCATATTATTCATTCGATATAACTCATAATGACGAATTTGATTGCTTATTAGGAGAAGGAATAACAATAGTTGTAGATTTTGCTGGGGAATTACCTTCACGCAATGCTTTTAATCTGGAGAGATTGCTTAGAAGTATAACTAATGCTACATTGAATGTGTTAGAATTCATGAGGGAAATAGGTGCGTCTAAAATTGTGTTTCCTACTATACCGTATGATCTATTCTATTTACATGAAACAGGAAAACCTATTGATCCTGATGCTAGAAGATCTTTTCCAGTGTCAAATGATCATGGTATTTATGCAATTGCGAAAAATGCTGCGGTTGATTTAATTGAGTATTATCACCAGACCTATAATATAAGTAGATTTATCCTTAGATATTTTAAAATTTATCAGTATCACCCAAATGCTTACCTCTATGCAGACCATAAAATGAGAAAGATGCCATACAGAAATCTAATGGATAAAGCCTCAAAAGGTGAGCCAATAACAGTTTATGGAGATCCACACAGGGTAAAAGAGATGGTATATATAAAAGATTTTACAAAAGTAGTAGTTTAA
- a CDS encoding type III PLP-dependent enzyme domain-containing protein: MKINEIKTPFFLIYQDKLDKNIDDFKYALNKLWPNHKLSYSVKTNSLPWVLKYLLSKNVSAEVVSEEEYNLVKKCGFNDRDIIFNGPIKGKEIFFNALNEEAIVNIDSRTELDYLKRYANTIKENIGVRINPNPDIFNRSDIGYHEDGFRFGFSDETGELEKAINIITEKWHSFGLHVHCNSVTRSQAVYESLAEYTCQIIKKYNLKPSYIDIGGGFFGGVPGKTTPYEYILTIKNILERCIDINSTTLIVEPGSAIIGSAVDLVTSVVDIKDTVKSRIVTTDGSRIHIDPLWSKNSYMYSLISAKDSTIGKQIICGYTCMDHDRLMSINDEKELSIDDKVIYHRVGAYTMTFGGMFINYYPDVYVKTEDNQLTKVRNKSTMEDYYNIHS, translated from the coding sequence ATGAAAATAAATGAAATAAAAACCCCGTTTTTTTTGATTTATCAAGATAAATTAGATAAGAATATAGACGACTTTAAATATGCACTAAATAAACTTTGGCCTAATCACAAGCTCTCTTATTCTGTAAAAACAAATTCATTGCCTTGGGTATTAAAGTATTTACTTAGCAAGAACGTATCTGCAGAAGTTGTATCTGAAGAGGAATATAATCTAGTAAAAAAATGTGGATTTAATGATAGAGATATCATTTTTAATGGACCAATAAAAGGTAAGGAAATATTTTTTAATGCACTCAATGAGGAAGCTATAGTTAATATTGATTCTAGAACTGAGCTTGATTACCTAAAAAGATATGCTAATACTATCAAAGAAAATATCGGAGTTAGAATAAACCCTAATCCAGATATTTTTAATAGGTCAGATATTGGATATCATGAAGACGGATTCAGATTTGGATTTTCGGATGAAACTGGTGAATTAGAGAAAGCAATAAATATTATTACTGAAAAATGGCATTCGTTTGGACTTCATGTTCATTGTAACAGTGTTACAAGAAGTCAAGCTGTGTATGAATCATTGGCAGAATATACTTGCCAGATAATTAAAAAATATAATTTAAAACCTTCATATATAGATATAGGAGGAGGTTTTTTTGGTGGCGTGCCAGGCAAAACTACTCCATATGAATATATATTAACTATAAAAAATATTCTAGAAAGATGTATAGATATAAATTCAACTACATTAATTGTTGAGCCAGGTTCAGCTATAATAGGATCAGCTGTCGATTTAGTAACATCTGTTGTAGACATAAAGGATACAGTTAAATCAAGGATAGTAACGACAGATGGAAGTAGAATTCACATTGATCCACTTTGGTCGAAAAATTCATATATGTATTCTTTAATATCGGCTAAAGATAGCACCATAGGTAAACAAATAATATGTGGTTACACTTGTATGGATCATGATAGATTAATGTCTATTAACGATGAAAAAGAACTCTCTATAGATGATAAAGTTATATATCACAGAGTAGGTGCCTATACAATGACTTTTGGTGGTATGTTTATAAACTATTACCCAGATGTGTATGTTAAAACGGAAGATAATCAGCTAACTAAGGTTCGTAATAAATCAACAATGGAAGATTATTACAATATTCATTCTTAA
- a CDS encoding sugar transferase, with translation MNSSTNTIYAKYIKRILDIVLSLIAIIVLSPLLLILCLLVKIKLGSPVIFAQERPGKDEKIFRLYKFRSMTDDRDEDGNLLPDDERLTSFGKKLRSTSLDELPELFNILKGDMSIVGPRPLLVEYLDLYNDEQKHRHDVRPGLTGLAQTNGRNEISWESRFLLDIEYVNALSFLMDMNILIDTIKVVFKREGISSETSVTMEDFTGNENK, from the coding sequence TTGAATAGCAGTACAAATACTATCTATGCAAAATATATAAAAAGAATATTAGATATTGTATTATCTCTTATTGCAATAATAGTCTTATCGCCTTTATTACTCATACTCTGCTTATTGGTTAAGATAAAGTTAGGGTCTCCAGTTATCTTTGCTCAAGAAAGACCTGGGAAAGATGAAAAAATATTTAGATTATATAAGTTTAGGTCTATGACTGATGATAGAGATGAAGATGGCAACTTACTTCCTGATGATGAGAGATTAACTAGTTTTGGCAAGAAATTAAGATCCACATCTTTGGATGAACTACCAGAATTATTTAATATACTAAAAGGTGATATGTCCATTGTTGGACCGCGACCATTGCTAGTTGAGTATTTGGATCTATACAACGATGAACAAAAACATAGACATGATGTAAGGCCTGGATTAACAGGACTTGCTCAAACAAATGGAAGGAATGAAATAAGTTGGGAATCTAGATTCCTTTTAGATATTGAATATGTAAATGCCTTATCGTTTTTGATGGATATGAATATTTTAATTGATACTATAAAAGTAGTATTTAAAAGAGAAGGTATAAGTTCTGAGACGTCAGTGACAATGGAGGATTTCACAGGAAATGAAAATAAATGA